The following DNA comes from Mucisphaera calidilacus.
CGAACGTCGCGTTGAGGCTGGTGAGCGCCGCCGGAATGATGTCACCCAGACCGCTCTGGAACGACCAGGCGGGCGGGATATCCAGATCGACGGACGAGAAGGCAACACCCCCGCCATAACGCAAACCGAAACCGTTGAACGTCGCGGTCGGCGTGTCGTCACCAGCCGTGAGCAGGTTGGCGGTCAGTTGGATGTTGCCGAAGTCGATCAGCGAATCGCCATCAACAGCATCCGGATCAAGGTTGAGGCTCACAGCGGGGCCGTTCGCAGAGCCATCGATGTCGAGTTCAAACAGGTCGGCGATGACGGCGTCGATTGAGCGCAGCTGGATCGCGAGCGTCCCGTGTGCAAGATCGAGCTGTGCCTCGACCGCTTCGGTGTCGTCGCCGCTGTTGTCATCGGTGATGACCAGACTGAAGGGGCCCCCCGGCAGGAGCGTGCCGCCCTCGCTCGAGAGATTGATATAACCCGTGACCTGCCCGTTTCGGTTCGAGAGGGTGTTGACGGCCAGCGTGGCGGCCCCGAGTTGCAGCACGGTCTGGCCGCCGACCCTGAGCGGAAATGCGCCAAGACTCAGCGATCCACCAATGAGCTCGAATGATTCAATCGTGAGCGGATCGTCATCCTCATTGAAGAGCGAGACGCTCTGTATCGATGCGTTGGGATCGAGTGTGGCAAAGATGCCCTTGAAGTCGAGATCGAACCCGGTCGCGGTGGCCACAAGGCCGTCGGGCCCGGGCGTCGGCAGGTAGGTCATGCCGTCGATGGTCAGCGTTGCGACGTTGGGCACATCGATGACGAAACGATCGGCCTGGATCGAGGTGACTTCGAATTCGCCGGTGTAATCAAGAGACCCATTGACCTCTTCGAGCCGGACCGGCCAGTCAAAACTCACCGTGACGTTGCCCGAACCAGAGACACCGAAGACCGAGAGGTCCGAGACGGCGAGTGTGGCCTGACCGGTGAGATCGATCGCGTGCAGGCCGTGGGTAATGGTCATCGCCCCACCAACCTGAAGCCCGCCCGTCACCGTGCCGAGGCTGCTGGCCGAGACGGCGGCGAGATCGAGGTAGACCTCGTGGCCGGCGAGCGGTGCGCCGAGCTCAGCGGGCAGAGGCTGGGGCTCGCCTTCCTCGTTGAAGCCGCCAAGGGTCAGCGTCCCGGCCAGTGTGAGCGTTCCGGCGCCTGACGGCAGAGGCACTTCAATGTTCGAGAGCTGAAGCCGGACTGGCGGCGTCGCCGTCATCTCGAACGCCCCTCCGGCGTAGGCAAGACCAAAACTCAGGGGGTTGTCCGGTCCGGTCGCAACGAAACCGCCACTGTCGGCGTTGTAAACCTCAACGCTCAGTGAGAGCGATGGCGACCCGAGCAGCGTGCCGAGCTTGGTCACGAGTGTGTCGGGCCGCGGGACACCGGTGACGGCAAAACTCATCACGCCTTCGTCGCCGGGCGTGTAACCGCCCTGTATCCGGGAAAGCTCGAAGGGCACGTAGCCGCCCAGTAACAGCTTCTTGCTCACGTTCGCGGGCACGGCTACGTCGAGCGTGAAGGCGCCGGTATTGATATCGATCGACCCGACGTTGGGGATGGGGATGGCGTCTGCCTCGACACCATCGGACTCGGGCAACACGCCACTCAGCCCGCCGGGGAGAAGACGGAAGTCCTGCGTGCTGAAAACGATCTCACCGGTCTGGATCGGCTCGCCGTCGGCCAGCGGCCGGAACGTGAAGCCGTTGACACCAAGGGTGAGTTCCCCCAGTGTCAACACCGGTGCTCCGCCGATGCCCAGCGAGACATCGCCAACCGTAAAAGTACCTGAGAAACGAAAGCCGTCGACCTGACCGTCGCCGTTGTCGTCGAAGCCCTCGACGCTGCCAAGAGTGAGTTCGAGCGTGCCCGCCTCAACCAGCCCGAAGCCGCTCGGCAGGTCGTTGAACGTCGCCTTGGCATCGGTAATGGTGATCAGGGCGTCGGCGTCTCCCGATGGAGGTACAAAACCGCCGTCAAGCACAAACCAATCGCCGATCGCAATCGTGACGTCCTGCGGCGCGACAACCGAAGATGGATCGATCACCCTGAGGCGATCGAGAAAGGTGGTCTGGTGGGTCCGTGCGATCTGCTGGTCGTCGCCGTTCACCTGACCATCACGGTTGAAGTCGTGTGGATCCGTGACGAATCGCGGGATAAAGGGCGGCAACGACGTCGCACCGGCACGAGCCGCGAGTTCGTCGGAGGCATCGACAGTAAAGGAAGCGAGGTCATCACCCGCTTCACCCGGCGCGCTGCCGAGATAGAACACGTCGGCTTCCGGGAGCCCCGTCGCGAGCGTCGGCAAGACCGTGATCTCAAGCCAGGCTCCGACCACAGCCTCGTTGGGGTCAGCAACACCGTCATGATCGTTAGCCTGCCAGGCGAGAAAAACACGGTCAGCGCCGCCGAGACCCGCGCCCTCGTCAACAAGGAGGTCAAAGGGATCCTCGGCGACGCCCCAGCTCGCTGGCTGGTTATCGTTGCCTGACCTGAAGGTGAAATCACTGGCCGACAGTTCCGATGGATCGGCCAATCCCTCAATGTCAACCACGACACCCGTCAGGCCGGAGACGAAACTCGAAACATGCGCAAAGGTCGCGGGGCCGCTGTCAGGCAGCAGTGCGGTCTTGTCGGTGGCGATGGCGTGATCGTCGCCTGGAACCGCTCCGGGTGTCGAATTATCCCACGAGGAGTCGTTGTAATAGAGATTGCGGTAGACCACAGCAGCGCTGCTATCGGCCTCATCGAGCAATCCGAGTTGGAGGCTGTCGCCGCTCAGGAGCAGGCGGTCTTCGAGAGATTCGAGCGTGGGCTTGTCCGAAGGTGTCTCACAGACAACCCGCTCACCCGACCACGTCGGTTCAAAATGGCTGCCGAACGCCTCCAGCCCCGCGCCACGCGGGTTGTGTCCCTTCTTCCTGTTGCTCATACGCTCATCCGGGACGCCCGGAACTCAGAGCGTCCTGCTTCCATCTTGAGAGTGGATAAGTAGTATCCCTTAAGCAATACACCCTAATGACGCGTCGGGTTTCGCTCAATAGGTTATGTGGCTTTTTATGAGAAAAACGCGCACCACAGCAGGTCTGGAATGGGTAAGAAGCTGGCCGGGCCCCTTGTCGTCCGTCGCCGTGGCATCCCGGAATCCTGAGTGTTGACCCGCTGTTGATTCTTAGCCTGTGCTGCTGAGAACAAACCCACCACGCCTGCCCAACACAGCTGTGACAACGGCCGCGGCCACTGTAATAAACCATTCCCTAGAAGTCACTTAGTCGCTGGGAGTCGCCCTCGGCCGGGCGGAGACACAAGCGAGGGTGACGGGACTCGAACCCGCAACCTTCGGATCGACAGTCCTGAAGAGAATTCACGTAAGCCTATTTGCTGCATGAGCTTGCAGAATGGCACTGACTCACCTGTAGTGAATCAGTCAGTACCTTCGCTGTCGCAGCTGGTTGCTACCTGGCAGAGATTGACGCGTGACCAAAGACGAATGTTGCTGCAGCTTGCCGAGAGTTTTATACGCAGACATAACTCAGAGAGCACAGCAAGGATCTGATCCATCAACCCGTAGATGAATCAGCTGTAACGTCCAATAGTTATGACATTCAGCTTGGAGAGAAGAACTCCAAGGTCGCCGAAAACCTCCATAATCCTTGGCTCTGATTGAAGATAGCGTTATTATCGCTTATCGCAACATTCGCATCAGTTCGCACGGGTTCGCGTTGTTCGTAGTATTCGCGATCCTGCACAGCTGAGACAGACACAGCCCAGTAGCCTGCGCAGACAATGGCCGCAGCAGCGCCGAGAACAAGCATCATCAATGGATCAGGATCCGGTGAGAGGCGCACCGGTTTCCAGCGGTTCCAGAGCCGTCCGTAGCGCAGCGAAGGGGATAAGTTAAGGGACACAGTTCAAAGCTTTACATGACGTCCCCACATCCCATCTTGGCGTGATTGGTGCATCCTGCCGCCTCGACACCTGAATGGCTAAATTTCGAACGACTTCGTCATTGAGAGGCTTGGATTCCAGGGGAGGTGCGATATATTGATATCGACGATCCCAGACGGCTTAGTGGGACAGAGCTCCGATGGGAATTGTTAGCCTAGGGTTATTTCCAGCTTGTTATGTGGGTGAGATGAGCAAGATAGCGCATGGGCCGGGTCGGTTAGGCGTAGATAGGGTGCCACGCTCATGGGTTTCGGCGTGTGTCGGTTGTTGAGAGAGACCCGAGCCTTTGGATGAATGACCTGAGAGAGGGATTTGCGATGGAGCGTTTGCTGATGCGTCGCGGTGTGTTGTTCTCTGCTTTTCTGGCCGGAGCGATGGGGACGACTGTCGGGGCGGCGGTGAAGAGCTTTGATGGGTCGGTGAGCGATCATTGGGGAGAGGCGGCGAACTGGACACCCTCTGGGCTGCCGCTGGTTGGTGATGATGTATTCATCGGGAATCTGCCGGGTGTTGAGAATGATTTTGTGAGGCTGGATATCGACGACACGGTGGCGAACCTGACGGTTAACGACGGGATTGGCTTGATCCTGGAGGGGAACCGGCTGGTGGTCTCGGGGACGACGACGGTGTCGGGTGAGAACGGGCCGATCAACAACACGATCTGGACGTCGCGGATTCAGGTGCGGCCGGTGGACGGGGGTTTGCCGGGCCTGGATACGGATGAGTTGATCATTGAGGATGAGGCCTCGGTGAGCGTCGGCAATCCGATCGGGAATGAGCTTGGCGTGTTGGAGGTGGATGTGCTGCTTGATGTGAAGTCGACGGCCGATGTCGGCGGGAACGGGTTGATCCGTCTGCGGGGCAACGGGAGCAGGAGCCTGATTAATGATGGCGCGATCGCGGCGCTACCGGGGGGCCTGACGATCACGCAGTTGGGGACGGGCCTGATCGACCTGGACGGCAACTCGGGGAACGGGCAGATTTTCGCGAGCATCTCGGATCAGAACGGCGAGGCGGCGAAGCTGACGATCAACGGGACGGGGTTGTGGGATTCGTTTAACGGCGAGATCCGTTTGACGCGTGGGGCTTTGCTCGACATGAACCTGAGCAACGGGTGGACGACGGGTACGGGTTCGTTGGTGCGTGTCACAGGCGGGGGTACGAGCCCCGATCGGACAGAGATTGCTGGGGGTCTTTGGACGCTGGCGGATGGCATCTTGGAGGTGGACGGCAACGCTGCCCAGGCGATGGTGACGGCGGATGTGGTGATCGAGCCTGGGGTGTTTGTGATTGTTGGCGTTGAGGATGACCTGGAGTTTGATGGGGAGGCAGATATACAGGGCGGGACGTATAACCTGGCGAATAATGCTCGGCTGACTTTTGATGGGCCGACGACCGTGTCGGGTGGGTTGTTCAATATGGAGGATTTTTCTTTTGAGTTGGAGGACCGCGTGGCTTTTCGCGGAGCCACCAGTTGGCAGGGGAACACGACGTTTTTAGGGGGTGCGGTGCGGCAGTTGGGGGATGCGGTGGTTGTGCTGCCGACGACCATCAACGCGACGATCATTGATATGGATGGTTCGGGTGATACGGAGTGGGTGGTGACAAGCGAGTTGGTGATCAATGCGGATCAGATTGATCTATCGAATCAAGTGTTTAACGGACGGCTTGAGGTGGGGCCGGGGTTGTCGGCACGGGCGACGATTAATCTTTCTGATCCACAGGATCGCTGGCGTATGGGTGGTGAGCTGGCGCTGATCGGAAATCAGCTGGGTTTTGTCACGCGGCTGGCGGGTTCGGAGGTTGAACTGTTCGGTAGTCTGTTTCCGTCATTTAACTCGCAGATCACGGCTGACTTCAATTTTATCAGTGGCAGTCAGACTTCCTGGCGTTCGGCGTTTACGCGGCTGCGGATGCAGGGTGAGACGGAGGTTTGGGCGGGTGCCAATTTCATCGGTGGCGGCACCTTGGTGAATGGGACGGACGGCGAGATGGCGATCGAGCCGGGGATGGATTTCGGTGATTCGTCGTTAGAGAACGAGGGGGTGCTACGGATTGGCGGTGGTGTGGGTGTGGGGCAGGTGTCGGCGGCCGGTTTTGCACAGGAGGCGGATGCTGTTCTGAAGATGCAGATATTTGGTTCTGGTGAGAGTGACTTTGATCGGTTGTTTGTTCAGGGCGAGGTATCGGTGGCGGGCACGCTGGAGTTGCAGGTTCCGGGGGCTGGGTTCCTGACGTACGGGACGGTGATCCCGTTGATCGATGGTGTGACGCGGGTGGGTGCGTTTGATGAGGTGGTGGGTCAGGTGGTGTCGTCGGACTTTGCGTTGGCGGTGGTGTATCCGGAGAACGCGGTGTGGGCGGTGGTGGCGCTGCCTGGGGACGCGGACCTGGATGGGGATGTGGACCTGGTGGACCTGTCGATCCTTGCGTCGAACTTTGAGGGGGGTGGGACGTGGACGGATGCGAACTTCAACGGGGATGACGTGGTGGATCTGCTTGATTTGTCGCTTCTGGCGACGAACTTCGGGACGGACCTTGGGATGCTGCCTGAGCCTTCGGGGGCGGTGGTTCTGGGGCTTGGTGCGGCGGGGCTGATGCGACGGCGGTAAGTCATTGATTTCGGAGCAGTGCACCAGCAGCACAGCAAGGTCGCTAGTGATCTGAAGGTGAATATGAGCTGACAGCTAGTCCCGAAGACTGAACTCTTCAAGAGTTAAACTGAGGATCATCGGATGATGGGCCTAAGCGGAGGCCGCTGGTGGTAAACGAGGATCAAGAAGAGTGTGGTGTTAGCCCTGACTCTTCCAAGCAAGCGTCGATGACCTTTGCCACAGAACCGAGTCCGTAGGAGTTTTGATCCGGCTCGATCGCTCTTCTTCAAGCCCGAGCTAAAACGGTGTAAGGATCGTGAGTCGTTCGTCAAAACACTTGATGCCCAGCGTGCTGAGCGGTAGAGTATGTTGATCGCGTCTCGACAAACCGCTTCGCCTGCTGGGGTTGGTTAGCCACTACTGCTCGCGTGGTTAAGCGTGAAGAGTTGATACAGGAGGAACCCTATGCATCGTGAGAAAGGTCATTGGTCTTCGCTGAGCGTGACGATCGTGTCGCTCACCGCCCTGGTCTGCGTTCAGCCCACCGTCGGGGCGGTGCTGATCGGCGTCGATCCTTTTGACGGTGCTCGAGGTCAGCTCTACACCCTGTCGCCGCGAGCTGCGTTCACAGACCCCCCCGAGACACCCGTCGCCTTCCGCGCCACGCTCCGCCGCCCCTTCGGCTCCGGCGATACCCGCGGCATCGTTGTGCAGGACCTCGCCTTCGACCCCTTCGGCGGCATCCTCTACGGCCTAGACGGCGCAAACGACGAACTCGTCACGATCAATCCCGACACCGGCATCGTCGAAGTCATCGGCCCGATCACCGACATCGGTAGTACCAACGGCCTCGTCTATCTCCCATTCCTCAACAGCCTCGCGACCATCGACCTGTTCACATCTGACGGGATCAACTTCTCCAACGGGCTCGTGCTCATCGACCCTGCCACCGCAGAGACGAATTTCATCGGCACCTTCGCCGACGCAACTTCGCCAACGACTTTTGACGGGCTCGGGGTCAACGGCCTGCTCTACCAGCAAGCCACCAATACACTCATCTCCGTAAGTGATGGCCCGTTAGGCTCCAACGGCGTCGTCGTCGCCTACGACCTCGACTCACTGGAAGCCTTCATCGTCGGCGGCACCTCCGGCCCGCAACTCAGCCTCGCGCAGACCCCCGACGGCAGCGTCTTCTCGACCGAGTTCCTCTCGGCTGGCCTGCTTAACGACTTCGAACTCGACCTGCTACCCGAAGTCGCGCCGGATTCGGCCAACATCGATCTCGACTTCGACTCCGGCACGCTCTTCCTCACTGGCATCGCCTCGATCGAACTCATCCCCGAGCCAGCGACCGCGACGCTGCTGACTATCGGTTGCTTCACGCTCGCGCGTCGCCTGGGTTACTGATCGTCAACGCGCCAGCACGCAAAAACACCATAACATGCTCATAGCCACGCGATTTGTTGCGCACCTCCCCGGATTCCGATCCATCTTGAATACTCGTTCTCGGTGAGGATTTGGACCTTGTTTGGCAGGGCGTTGTTGACGGAGAATCCAGATTTGCGACGGAGAAGATGGCGATCGTGTGCTGCAAGATACTACAGCTAAATTGGACACGACCAAGAACTGCGGGGTCTCAGACCGCACGTATTTAATTGGTATGGCTGTCGGGATTGCTGACCTGCCCCCTCAATCTGATCCATTTCTTAGACTTAGTTCTGAGACATGGATCAAGGAGGATCAGGCATGGGACGCAAGCGTCATTCAGCGGAGGAGATCGTGAACAAGCTTCGAGAGGCGGAGGTGTTGATGAGCCAAGGGTCCTCAGTGGCCGGGGCCTGCAAGCAGCTGGGCGTTCACGAGCAGACGTACTACAAGTGGCGACGAGAGTACGGGGGATTGAAGACCGACCAGGCCAAACGGTTTAAGGAGTTGGAGCAGGAGAACGGCCGGCTCAAGAAGCTTGTGGCGGAGCTGAGTCTGGACAAGCAGATCCTGGAGGAGGTCGCCAAGGGACGCTTTAGCGCTGCGCAGCACAACTTCTGAGCCCGCGGAAGACGCGTCAGGCGGTCGCGGCGGTTCGTGACCGTCTGGGCGTGTCGGAGAGGCGGGCGTGCAAGACACTGGGACAGCCTCGTTCGACGCAGCGTTACGCGCCGAGCGAGCGTGATGACGAGAAGCCGCTGACACGTCGGATCATCGATCCGGCGGCGGCGTTCGGCCGTTACGGTTATCGAAGGATTACGGCGTTGCTCAGACGGGAAGGCTGGCGTGTGAACCACAAGCGTGTCGAGCGGATCTGGAAGCGAGAGGGCCTGAAGGTGCCGAAGAAGCAGCCCAAGCGCGGCCGGTTGTGGCTCAACGACGGTTCGTGTGTTCGGCTGCGACCGACGCACAAGGACCACGTCTGGGCGTACCCCCGGGATGGTCGGTCCATGATCTTCTTGTTCTAGCCTTCCGGGGGCGCATGCTGGCGATTGTGGATGAATACACCCGCGAATGCCTGGCGTTGGACGTGGATCGACAGCTTAAGAGTGACGATGTCCTTGAGCGGTTGGCGTGGCTCATGGCGACGCGGAGCGTACCTGAGTACATCCGCTCAGATAACGGGCCGGAATTTACTGCGAAGGTCGTCCGGGGTTGGCTTAAGCGTGTGGGCGTCAAGACGCTCTTCATCGAGCCGGGGTCGCCTTGGGAAAACGGCTATGTGGAGAGCTTCAACGGCAAGCTGAGGGATGAACTGCTCAACGGCGAGCTCTTGTACACGCTCAAGGAAGCGAAGGTCCTCATCGAGCGGTGGCGACGTCATTACAACACGATCCGGCCTCATTCGTCGCTGGACAACCGGCCACCCGCACCCGAAACCATCACTGCAGAGCCGCCCTCCGCTACGCTACGGACAGCTCTGGAACCCCTGGAGATCAGCCAGTGGTAAGCGTTACGGCTGGCACAACAACCGGGGGCAGGTCACCCTCGTGATCGTCCAAGTCCGTGATCGTGCGGCTCGTGCGCGGGCCCCCTTTTTTACGGCCCCCCGCGGCGGCCGGCTGAGCGCGGAGGCTCGAGCCGTCGATGTCGAACTACGACCAGTCGATGCGGCCCTGCTCATCGCGTTACAGTTGCAGCGTGCTGTGGATGCGTTCGATCAGTCCGTCACGCGTCCAGCATCAGTAGCGGTGATAGACGCACTGCCACTTGCCGTAGCGTAGCGGCATGTCCCGCCAGGGCGCGCTGCTGTTGAGCACCCAGAACATGCCGTTGCGGGTGGTGCGGTGATCGTTCCAGCGCCTGCCCGGCTTGGGGGCGAGCATCAGCGGCCCGAGTCGCACCCACGCCTCGTCGGTCAGTTTGTAGCGTCGCATCGGTGACCTCCCTGTCAGGGAGGTCATCATCGCAGCCGCATCACACCAGCGCAAGCGCCTAACAAGCGCCGCGCAGACGAGCCGTAAAACTCGGCCTGGAGCTGAGTAATAGATCCAGGAGGATTAGCCATGGGACGCGAGCGTCATTTGACGGAGGAGATCGTCATCAAACCAGAGGAGAACAAGACGTCCGAACTCTACACAGCGACCCCGCCAGCCGTGGCCAACGAGGAAGTGTCCCAATCAGGCCATTCGACCATCGGACCGCAGTCAGTGAAGACGTCAGTACTGGCGCAGGCCAACACGTTCAAGAACCGCCCTACCGACCCCGAAAATGCCATAAACACAGTAGAGCACCGGACATCTGGTCCGATGCGCTCGCATTTTCTAAGCGCAGTACTTACAGAGACTTAAGCGAGGGTGACGGGACTCGAACCCGCAACCTTCGGATCGACAGTCCGATGCTCTAACCAATTGAGCTACACCCCCGACAGCGGCGAACCGCGTCGAGACGGAAAACTGTAACCGATCCCCGGCCCCTGTCAACTCGGCCAACAGGCTCGTTCAAAACCGGGCCAGATCGACTTCGGAGCACGCGGATCGGGCAAGTGGGGTAACCCCGCTGCGCAAGAAAAACCCCGGGCCGCGAGGGCCTGGGGCACGGACGAGATCCTGATTAGCTGCATTACTTCACTTCGCTGAGCTTCACCGCCGAGCGATGCTTTGCCGACAGCACCACCGCCTCCATGACACGCTGGGTCATGTACGCGTCCGCAAAATCCGGGATCGGCGCCGAGACCTTTTTCCCCGCAATCGCACGACACGTGTCGGCCAACTGGTTCACAAACCCGTGCTCGTAGCCCAGCCCGTGACCCACCGGCCACCAGTTGCCGACGTAAGGGTGACCCGCCGAACCGTCAGTCACATCAATCGTGCTCCAGCCCTGCAGACCGGCTTCCAGCGTGTTGTCGTACCACTCAAGTTCGTTCATCCGGTTGAAACCAAAACGCACCGCACCCTTCTCGCCGTGGATCTCGATACGGTTGCCATTCTTGTCACCGGTCGACAAACGAGTCGCCTCGAACGTTGCGATCGCACCGCCCTTGAAACGAGCCGTAAACACACAGGCATCATCCACCGTGCTCCGGCCCATCTTCGGCTTGCGCTTCCGCTTGCCTCCCCCCTTCAGCGACGCCGCCTTCGACGCCACGTCATCGACGATCGCCCGCTCCTTGATGAACGTCTCCATCATCGCACCCGTCACCTCCGTGATCTCGTCGCAGGTGATGAAGCGTGACGCGTCAATGATGTGCGCCCCCAGATCGCCCAACGCACCGGAGCCGGCATCCTTACCGCGGAAACGCCACAACAACGGCGTCTCGGGACCTCCCCAATCCTGCTTGTAAACACAACGCACGTGGTAGATCCGGCCGAGTTTCCCGCGCTCTACCAAGTGACGTGCAAACGCCACCGCGGGAACACGGCGGTAATTGAACCACACGAACGTCTTGCACTTCCGCGCCTTCCTCGCCGCCTCGAGCATCACCCGAGCATCGTC
Coding sequences within:
- a CDS encoding transposase, translating into MRRYKLTDEAWVRLGPLMLAPKPGRRWNDHRTTRNGMFWVLNSSAPWRDMPLRYGKWQCVYHRY
- a CDS encoding Gfo/Idh/MocA family protein, whose translation is MARSSDLGVALLGSKFMGKAHSNAYLNVAKFFSLPLNPRMLIAAARDPKDLRAFAKRWGWERTTTDWREAVADPEVGLVDVSTPNHLHADQSIAALEAGKHVACEKPLAGTLDDARVMLEAARKARKCKTFVWFNYRRVPAVAFARHLVERGKLGRIYHVRCVYKQDWGGPETPLLWRFRGKDAGSGALGDLGAHIIDASRFITCDEITEVTGAMMETFIKERAIVDDVASKAASLKGGGKRKRKPKMGRSTVDDACVFTARFKGGAIATFEATRLSTGDKNGNRIEIHGEKGAVRFGFNRMNELEWYDNTLEAGLQGWSTIDVTDGSAGHPYVGNWWPVGHGLGYEHGFVNQLADTCRAIAGKKVSAPIPDFADAYMTQRVMEAVVLSAKHRSAVKLSEVK